From Glycine soja cultivar W05 chromosome 4, ASM419377v2, whole genome shotgun sequence, the proteins below share one genomic window:
- the LOC114408703 gene encoding thioredoxin-like 4, chloroplastic isoform X2, with product MQKMPPVIIPGQNSKSFVSVRLDIQKQVECRISRAVFSLVPRHIHGKLCFGGTKVEPLVKIRHTFCPSRIRVAEEYQEGLSDEDDDLCPVECVREFTTDEEFSKILDKAKETGSLVVVDFFRTSCGSCKYIEQGFAKLCKKSGDHEAPVIFLKHNVMDEYDEQSEVADRLRIRRKQTDAGRASFPLLQRWGPVGSIPNQRQR from the exons ATGCAAAAGATGCCACCGGTTATCATTCCCGGGCAGAATAGCAAGTCCTTTGTCAGTGTTAGACTAGACATACAGAAACAAGTTGAGTGTAGAATTTCCCGTGCAGTTTTCAGCTTGGTTCCTAGGCACATTCATGGCAAACTATGCTTTGGTGGTACAAAAGTTGAACCTCTAGTAAAAATCAGGCACACATTCTGCCCTAGCAGGATAAGAGTTGccgaagaatatcaagaaggtttgtctgatgaagatgatgatctctGTCCCGTCGAATGTGTAAGAGAATTCACCACTGATGAAGAGTTCAGCAAAATTCTGGACAAGGCTAAAGAAACTGGATCTTTGGTGGTGGTAGATTTCTTTCGCACCTCTTGTGGAAGCTGCAAGTATATAGAGCAGGGTTTTGCAAAACTGTGCAAGAAATCTGGTGATCATGAAGCTCCAGTAATCTTTCTAAAGCATAAT GTAATGGATGAGTATGACGAGCAATCCGAGGTTGCTGACCGACTTAGAATCAGG CGGAAACAAACTGATGCAGGCCGTGCCTCTTTTCCACTTCTACAAAGATGGGGTCCTGTTGGAAGCATTCCCAACCAGAGACAAAGATAG
- the LOC114408703 gene encoding thioredoxin-like 4, chloroplastic isoform X1: MQKMPPVIIPGQNSKSFVSVRLDIQKQVECRISRAVFSLVPRHIHGKLCFGGTKVEPLVKIRHTFCPSRIRVAEEYQEGLSDEDDDLCPVECVREFTTDEEFSKILDKAKETGSLVVVDFFRTSCGSCKYIEQGFAKLCKKSGDHEAPVIFLKHNVMDEYDEQSEVADRLRIRAVPLFHFYKDGVLLEAFPTRDKDRILAAILKYSSLEAEDILG, translated from the exons ATGCAAAAGATGCCACCGGTTATCATTCCCGGGCAGAATAGCAAGTCCTTTGTCAGTGTTAGACTAGACATACAGAAACAAGTTGAGTGTAGAATTTCCCGTGCAGTTTTCAGCTTGGTTCCTAGGCACATTCATGGCAAACTATGCTTTGGTGGTACAAAAGTTGAACCTCTAGTAAAAATCAGGCACACATTCTGCCCTAGCAGGATAAGAGTTGccgaagaatatcaagaaggtttgtctgatgaagatgatgatctctGTCCCGTCGAATGTGTAAGAGAATTCACCACTGATGAAGAGTTCAGCAAAATTCTGGACAAGGCTAAAGAAACTGGATCTTTGGTGGTGGTAGATTTCTTTCGCACCTCTTGTGGAAGCTGCAAGTATATAGAGCAGGGTTTTGCAAAACTGTGCAAGAAATCTGGTGATCATGAAGCTCCAGTAATCTTTCTAAAGCATAAT GTAATGGATGAGTATGACGAGCAATCCGAGGTTGCTGACCGACTTAGAATCAGG GCCGTGCCTCTTTTCCACTTCTACAAAGATGGGGTCCTGTTGGAAGCATTCCCAACCAGAGACAAAGATAGGATTCTTGCAGCTATTCTCAAGTACTCATCTCTTGAAGCTGAAGATATCTTAGGTTAA